A window of Malania oleifera isolate guangnan ecotype guangnan chromosome 2, ASM2987363v1, whole genome shotgun sequence genomic DNA:
ctctctctctctctctctctctctctctctctctctctctctccatgcattctttttattcttcttcttcttcttcttcttcttcttcttcttctacaacacccttttttgttcattttaatatttttaaatatattgacgagtttttttttttaattaaaatccaTATGAACCATTTCTCTGTTTCTCCTCCCTCACCCTTTCTATCACCATTCATTTACTTCTCCATTAATGCATATATAAATCCataattatagtattgatgtgtACGTATATGCAGCTTCCTGGTCGAACAGACAATGAGATAAAGAACTACTGGAACACAAGAAGCAAGAGACGCCAACGAGCCGGCTTGCCTCTCTACCCACAAGACATCCAAAAGGAGGGGGATACTCTCCTTCATCTTCGCCGACACCATCGCCTCCGCCACCACCTtccttcttctccctctctcctctctttcctcTCATCTCCTCTTCCCCGCCAAAACCCCATCATACATCCTTCTTTCTCCCTCTTCCATCCCCACATCAACCTTCCAACCATGCCTAATACTAACCTCCTTGTCGATAACTCAAACGCTAGGCAGTTCGGGCAAAGCCTCCTTCTCCCTTCTTCATTCCAATTCAATTCTAGTAGCATCGACATCAATCCAACAACTTCAGCAATGATGATAACAACTTCACGGATGAACGCAGAGCTCCCTTCATCCCAAACACCCGCCACTTCTTCATCCCCCGCAATGACTAGTGACTACGTAATTGTTGCTGCCACGTCGAGTGAGACGAACGATGGTGGCGTTTGCTCCTCATTGTCGACGCAGTGTGGGAGTGGTTTGTTGGATGATCTAGTAGAGGAGGCTAGAAGTTTGATGCGAAATGAGAAGTCAAACGAGGTTGTGGATAAAGGGAAAGGGGTTCTAAGTGTGGTGACTATGGAGCCTAAAGGATGGACCCAAAAACTTGAACCCATCTTCAGGGACAACGGTGATGATTCTTTTTTTGATAACCCATTGGATGATTCAAGCTCTGCTCCATCCTCCATTAGTGAGTTTTCCTTTTAACTTCGCATGCTTGTGATAGAATCATTTCTAAATTATAGAATTTCCATTTCTTATGATGttttctttttcatattttttacacacacacgcacacacacacacacacacacacacacacacatatatatatatatatatatatatatatatatgtggctttctatttaaaaatatttttcacaaagaaCCCCACGCGGATTTGGACTATACTGATGATTCTTCCTGATTCCATCTTTTAAGAAAACTAGaggaaatgaaaagaaaggaaaagacaatTCTTGCTCACTTCAAATTTGTTCACAAAAGTATACATAGTTTGAATGGTGGATcaaattgaattttaaatatttagttTTGATTGCGAATCTAAATTTATGAATCTTGTTTTAAATGTAACCAGCTAGAATTAATAGTCTTTAAATATGAATGtgccattttaattttttagaaactAATTTAAAATATGTGTGAGATAGCCACAAAATTTTCTAATGGAGTATCTAGATAAATTTTTTAGTCAGTCAACTTTGGaagattttgggtttaagttAAAGGTATTTTAGTACCAATCAAAAAATTGCCATAGAATATCACTTAACTAAATTTTAGAGAATTAAGAACTTAACCTTTCTTGAGAAACTATTAATTAAGTGTGAACAAGTAAAACCTAAGACCTCTAATGCAAATATCTTCTGCTCAAATTACCATACTATCTTTTAGAAAAGAGGGAGGGGACTTCTTTGAGTTACAGGCCATTAATTTCACCTTATATGAAACCTCATTTGTTCTACAACTCATATAATTgctatctatttttattttttcttttcaatataGTTTTCATTATTGGATTCCCCTAATTATTGCTAttaattgtttttaaaaatatatatatggatgtttTAGGTTTGGGAAGTATTTATTGTTTTGATTATCTTTTATTATCATTTATTGTTAGAGTGCTTTTCTTAACACTACATAACCCAATTTTAATTATTGTGACAAAAACTTATGAGACTTGTTTTCCGTGCACATCTCTAGGTTGTGCGCCATTaggtatgatatatatatatatactatactataCTATACATACCTCCTTTATCACACCTGCCCTAGCTAGTTAGGATGtgtttcttgaaatattttcttaaatctaTGATATATAATAAATCTTTATAAATAATATGCTTCATTAGATCAATATTTGATTATCCCCTTTTAGAACATCCTAATGGTTTAAAGGTTAGAAGAAGTGGAATGGTGTATAGGTGATCGGGTACCTTATGTTATGTACCATAAGTCTATTGTGTCTCCAAAGATTAAAAGAAATCAATGTTTTACTTAAAACAATATACTAATTAAGAAGTGTACTAACTTGGGATTTTTTTGTTTCAAATAGGGGTGGAACCGAAGAATGCACTAGTAGAGGAAATGAATTCCATGGATGATGAGTACTTGCTGAGCCTACTGAATTTCTCATCAATTGCTCCGATTCCTGAATGGGGAGATCTTTCAAATGAGCAATGTTGAAAGATCAAAACTATTGGAAATGCAGGGTTTGAACCTCAACGAGAAGCTCCGCCGTCACCGCTGCCAAGAATTGCCACTAAGGATGAGCAAGATTGGAATTAGAACCTCTACAGCTGCAATAACTTACCAAGAAATGCATGTCACCAAAGAGACTAAATATTAGATATAGGAGTTTAGCTTAGCCTAGCTTTTCTTGCCACCATAGAGTCTAATTAGCAATTACGAACTATTTTATCCCTCCTTTTAGTTTTAATGAGTTATAATCGTTTTCTTTTccgtttttattttatttaacttTCATTTGTGTAAGTTGTATCATTTTACATTGCCTTGGGATCAATTGTTCAATGCTTAGTTGGCCAAGCCTTTAGGTTCAATAATCATCTCCCTACCCTTTCAAGTGAGAGGCAAGGTTAGTATTGAATTACCTTATATGCTTGGAGAGTGGAATGGAAGGGGATTTGGGTATTATGGGTGGCATGCCTACTCATTCACACTAAAAGGAAAAATGATTCTTGGATACAATCCATTGGCATGCATGCATCCCTGTGTCTGCCAGCTAAACTAGAAAAGGGTAACATAGAGAGAAAACCCTTTTGTGTTCGCCAACTGAACTAAAACCAAATGATTCTAATCAAGTGAGGCCACATAGCTGAACACCCAGTCCAATAACCTGTGTGTCACTATGACATTGAAGCCTACAATTTGTTGGAATTGAAATATAATACAGAAAAGCAAAGTGGGGAGAAAAAATTTCACCCATGCAATTTTCAGTTTTCGTGTGGATTTAaaaggaattatatatatatatatataatccataTAATTTAAAATGTTCGACGTCCGAGTTACGTGCTCTTTATATGGAatataagatttggaaatttagaaaaaaaaaaatgaaaagatgtGTTCCAACATTTCTAAGTaagtttgaaaatttgaaaaataaggtgatatttttataattatttgaagaattagaaattaaaaataaaactatttttgcAAGAAAATGGTGCCAAAAcaatttattattgttcatttatttcataaaaatgctataaaaatgaaaatttagttaactcttttataatttttaaaaaactaaaataaaaaataattaaaaaaaaaaattaaatggacCCTTAAATTTCCCACCATTCATAATAGTTTTTGTTATGAATTAATTGTATAAATTGCAAAGTCTACTCTCAAGAGTTATAGATTTGAAAGGTGATCTGAATCATTACAAATGAGGGTTATGATTGTCAAACTTTCACATAAGAGGATTCACAAGAAGACTCTCCTTCACACGATAAAGGATTTTACTTTTAATCAAATTTAGAAATGTTTGAGAATTGAAAAgcaaacttgaattttttttttttttaaatttgaatatttggcctatttttaattgaatttatattAATGAGAATAATAGTTCAAAAAAATCATAGTAAAATAGAATGAAGAAGGCATAACGCACAGCCATTATTGTGAGAAATATATAGATGCTTGAATAATTAGAAGGGAattgcaaaaagaaaaatatgGTTGAAATAAAATTAGTGATATCTAGTAAATGCATTGAATTTCAAACTAGAACTTGAAATAATTGCAGAATTGCATATGACTGCATTAGTTCTTAGAAGAGATAAAAGCCAAACTTTAATTTTCCTCTAGAAAGAAACTTACCCATATCACTGTTCTTTTTGTtctagaaattaaaataaaattataagcaATTTTGTAAGAAGGGATAAAAGTGACTACCTATCTTGAAAAGTTAATTAATCTTGTAGatgatgtgaatggtgtattccaaagaggggggtgaattgtttatttaaaaaatttcctccctAGGTTAAGTGTGTTCAATTTTAACCCACAACTAGCATTGCACAACCAAAAGTCTTTCTATGCAAGCACAAATACCCACAAATATAAAT
This region includes:
- the LOC131148814 gene encoding transcription factor MYB101 isoform X2, which codes for MIPRCESSSSDEASSRTSGEAGEEEGGGSKVAMMKKGPWTAEEDAILIEYVRKHGEGNWNAVQNNSRLSRCGKSCRLRWANHLRPNLKKGSFTPEEEHLILYLHARLGNKWARMASQLPGRTDNEIKNYWNTRSKRRQRAGLPLYPQDIQKEGDTLLHLRRHHRLRHHLPSSPSLLSFLSSPLPRQNPIIHPSFSLFHPHINLPTMPNTNLLVDNSNARQFGQSLLLPSSFQFNSSSIDINPTTSAMMITTSRMNAELPSSQTPATSSSPAMTSDYVIVAATSSETNDGGVCSSLSTQCGSGLLDDLVEEARSLMRNEKSNEVVDKGKGVLSVVTMEPKGWTQKLEPIFRDNGDDSFFDNPLDDSSSAPSSIRVEPKNALVEEMNSMDDEYLLSLLNFSSIAPIPEWGDLSNEQC
- the LOC131148814 gene encoding transcription factor MYB101 isoform X1, whose protein sequence is MIPRCESSSSDEASSRTSGEAGEEEGGGSKVAMMKKGPWTAEEDAILIEYVRKHGEGNWNAVQNNSRLSRCGKSCRLRWANHLRPNLKKGSFTPEEEHLILYLHARLGNKWARMASQVLPGRTDNEIKNYWNTRSKRRQRAGLPLYPQDIQKEGDTLLHLRRHHRLRHHLPSSPSLLSFLSSPLPRQNPIIHPSFSLFHPHINLPTMPNTNLLVDNSNARQFGQSLLLPSSFQFNSSSIDINPTTSAMMITTSRMNAELPSSQTPATSSSPAMTSDYVIVAATSSETNDGGVCSSLSTQCGSGLLDDLVEEARSLMRNEKSNEVVDKGKGVLSVVTMEPKGWTQKLEPIFRDNGDDSFFDNPLDDSSSAPSSIRVEPKNALVEEMNSMDDEYLLSLLNFSSIAPIPEWGDLSNEQC